GTGGCGATCCGGGCGCTGATCCGGCGACGCGAGACCGAGTCCGAACTGCTGGCCGCCACCGCCGATGAGATGGCCACCGCGCACGAGGCCGGACTGCTGCGCGAGGAGCCGTCCCGGCTGGTCGAGGTGGTCTCCGGCGAGGGGGCCAACGCGGCCCGTCTGGAAGAGCTGTACGCGCGTGCCGAGCAGGAGGTGTGTGTCTTCGACACTCCCCCGTACCTGGCCCCGCGCACCCCGCAGTTGGACCTCCAGTCGGACCTGCTCAGCCGCGGCATCACCTATCGCACGGTGTACGCGGCGACCGCCCTGGAGGATCCGGACGTCCTCCACCACGCCTGGAAGATGGTCGAACTCGGCGAGCAGGCCCGGGTGTTGCCCTCGGTGCCGGTCAAGTTGCTGGTGGTCGACGGACGTCGGGCGATGCTGCCGCTGACCGCGTCCGAGGCGGGCGGCTACTGCGCGGCGGTCGTCAGGCACTCGGCGGTCACCGAGGCGCTGCAGAAGCTGTTCGACCTGGCCTGGCAGCAGGCGACGCCACTGGGTCAGCCGGTCGGTGAGGGGGAACTCTCCGAGGGGGAGCGGACGTTGACCCGTCTGCTGGCGGCCGGGATGAAGGACGAGGCGGTGGCCCGCCATCTCGGGGTGAGCCTGCGGACCCTGCGGCGCCGGGTGAGCGAGCTGCAGGACAGGCTCGGCGCGGCCAGTCGCTTCCAGCTGGGGGCGCGGGCGGCGCAGCGCGGCTGGCTGTAGGGCACGCGACGCGGCCATGCGAAGGGCCGCACCCCCGTCACCGGGGATGCGGCCCTCAACCGCCCTGCCTGGCCGCTTAGTTGCGGATCAGGTTGCGCAGCACGTACTGCATGATGCCGCCGTTGCGGTAGTAGTCGGCCTCACCGGGGGTGTCGATGCGGACGACCGCGTCGAACTCGACGCCGCTGTCGGTGGTGACCTTGACCGTGCGGGGCGTGGTGCCGTCGTTGAGCTCGGTGACACCCGTGATGGAGAAGGTCTCCTCGCCGCTCAGGCCGAGGGACTGGGCCGAGGCGCCCTCGGGGAACTGCAGCGGGAGGACGCCCATGCCGATGAGGTTCGAGCGGTGGATGCGCTCGTAGGACTCGGCGATGACGGCCTTGACGCCGAGGAGGGCCGTGCCCTTGGCCGCCCAGTCGCGGGACGAGCCGGAGCCGTACTCCTTGCCGGCCAGGATGACCAGCGGGATGCCCTGCTCGATGTAGTTGCGCGAGGCGTCGTAGATGAAGGAGACCGGGCCGCCGTCGACGGTGAAGTCGCGGGTGTAACCGCCTTCCGTCCCCGGCGCGATCTGGTTGCGCAGACGGATGTTGGCGAACGTGCCGCGGATCATGACCTCGTGGTTGCCTCGGCGCGAGCCGTAGCTGTTGAAGTCACGACGCTCGACACCGTGCTCCGTGAGGTACTTGCCTCCGGGGGTGTCGGCCTTGATCGCACCGGCCGGGGAGATGTGGTCGGTGGTGACCGAGTCGCCCAGCTTGGCCAGGACGCGGGCGCCGGCGATGTCCGAGACCGGGGTGGTCTCCATCGTCATGCCCTCGAAGTACGGGGGCTTGCGAACGTACGTCGACTGCGGGTCCCACTCGAAGGTGTTGCCCTCGGGGATCGGCAGGGCCTGCCACTGGGCGTCGCCCGCGAAGACGTCCTGGTAGGACTTGTTGAACATGTCCTCACCGATGGCGTTGGCCACGACGTCGTTGACCTCGGCCTCGGAGGGCCAGATGTCGGACAGGAAGACCGGCTTGCCCTCCTGGTCCGTGCCGAGGGCGTCGCGCGTGATGTCCACCTTCATGGAGCCCGCGAGGGCGTACGCGACGACCAGCGGCGGGGAGGCCAGGTAGTTCATCTTGACGTCGGGGTTGATCCGGCCCTCGAAGTTGCGGTTGCCCGAGAGGACCGAGGTGACCGCGAGGTCGTGGTCGTTGACGGCCTTGGAGACCTCCTCCGGCAGCGGGCCGGAGTTGCCGATGCAGGTGGTGCAGCCGTAGCCGACGAGGTTGAAGCCGACCTTGTCGAGGTACGGGGTGAGCCCGGCCTTGTCGAAGTAGTCGGTGACGACCTTGGAGCCCGGGGCGAGGGTGGTCTTGACCCACGGCTTGCGGGTCAGGCCCTTCTCCACGGCCTTCTTCGCGACGAGCGCGGCGGCGACCATGACGTACGGGTTGGAGGTGTTGGTGCAGGAGGTGATGGCCGCGACCGTCACGGCACCGTGGTCGATCTCGTACGTCGAGCCGTCGGGGGCGGTCACGGTGACCGGGTTGGACGGGGCGCCGTTCGGGGCGACGGCCGGGGAGTCGGAGGCCGGGAAGGACTCCTTGCCGGACTCGTCCACGCTGTCGACGTAGTTGAGGACGTCCTGCTTGAACTGCTCGGCGGCGTTCGCGAGGACGATGCGGTCCTGCGGGCGCTTCGGGCCAGCGATGGAGGGGACGACCGTGGCGAGGTCCAGCTCCAGCTTCTCGGAGAAGTCCGGCTCGGCGGCCGGGTCCAGCCAGAGGCCCTGCTCCTTGGCGTAGGCCTCGACGAGCGCGAGCTGCTGCTCGCTGCGGCCCGTGAGCTTCAGGTACTTGATGGTCTCGCCGTCGATCGGGAAGATCGCGGCGGTCGAGCCGAACTCCGGCGACATGTTGCCGATGGTGGCGCGGTTGGCGAGGGAGGTGGCGGCCACGCCCTCACCGTAGAACTCGACGAACTTGCCGACGACACCGTGCTTGCGCAGCATCTCGGTGATCGTGAGCACGAGGTCGGTGGCGGTGGTGCCGGGGGTGAGCTCACCGGTCAGCTTGAAGCCGACGACGCGCGGGATGAGCATGGAGACCGGCTGGCCGAGCATGGCGGCCTCGGCCTCGATGCCGCCGACGCCCCAGCCGAGGACGCCGAGGCCGTTGACCATGGTGGTGTGCGAGTCGGTGCCGACGAGGGTGTCGGGGTAGGCCTGCCCGTTGCGCACCATGACGGTCCGAGCCAGGTGCTCGATGTTCACCTGGTGCACGATGCCGGTGCCGGGCGGTACGACCTTGAAGTCGTCGAAGGCGGTCTGGCCCCAGCGCAGGAACTGGTAGCGCTCCTTGTTGCGGCCGTACTCCAGCTCGACGTTCTGCGCGAAGGCCTCGTTGGTGCCGAACTTGTCGGCGATGACGGAGTGGTCGATGACCAGCTCGGCCGGGGAGAGCGGGTTGACCTTCGCCGGGTCGCCGCCGAGCTCCTTCACGGCCTCACGCATGGTGGCGAGGTCCACGACACAGGGCACACCCGTGAAGTCCTGCATGATCACGCGGGCCGGGGTGAACTGGATCTCCTGGCTGGGCTGGGCCTGCGAGTCCCAGCCGCCGAGGGCACGGATGTGGTCGGCGGTGATGTTCGCGCCGTCCTCCGTGCGGAGCAGGTTCTCCAGCAGGACCTTGAGGCTGTAGGGCAGGCGAGCCGAGCCCTCCACCTTGTCCAGCCGGAAGATCTCGTACGACTCGTCGCCCACCTGCAGCGTGCTGCGGGCGTCGAAGCTGTTCGCCGACACGACAGTCTCCTTCATTCCATGTGCGCGTACCACCGCATCCTGCCGCCACGCCTCCTTGGCCGATCCGCTAAGGTAAGGCTAAGTTAGGTACCCCTTACCGGGGTGGCGGCCGCAGTGCGCCTCGGCAGATATCTCGATGTCGAGATAACAGTAGTACATGGGCGCGGGCTGGTCATGCCCGGCCCGATGTGGCGTGCGCCAATCTCCGCTCCGGCAGTCCGGGCGCGCGGGCCTCTTATTGCGTTGCGGGTCGTTTCCCGGGCTTCCTAGCATGGCCGTTCCTCATGGCCGGGGGCCGAGCCCTGTCCTCGGCCGTGCCGACGGATCGGAGATCCCCCGCGATGACGTCCCACCTCCACGCGCTCAGCTTCGACGCGAACGACCCCGCCGGTCTCGCGCGCTTCTGGGCCGGCGTCCTGGACCGGGAGACGACCGAGGACCCGTACGGGGGCATCGCGCTCGCACCGAACGACGACACCGGGCTACGGCTGCGCTTCCTGCCCAGCCAGGAGAAGAAGACCGCCCCCAACCAAATGCACTTCGACCTGACCAGCACGTCCCTCGACGACCAGCGGCGGGTCGTGGAACGGGCACTGGAGCTCGGCGGCCGGCACATCGACATCGGCCAGCTCCCGGAAGAGAAGCACGTGGTCCTCGCCGACCCCGAAGGCAACGAGTTCTGCGTCATCCCGCCGGGCAACGACTTCCTCGCCGGCTGCGGCTTCATCGGCGCGCTCGCGAGCGACGGTTCGCAGGAGG
The DNA window shown above is from Streptomyces akebiae and carries:
- a CDS encoding helix-turn-helix transcriptional regulator, which codes for MGVSAFDELVYRSILHQPDAGAAGWALLTGATPALVHDSCDRLLALGLLQPPDSMGGLRAVDPRVAIRALIRRRETESELLAATADEMATAHEAGLLREEPSRLVEVVSGEGANAARLEELYARAEQEVCVFDTPPYLAPRTPQLDLQSDLLSRGITYRTVYAATALEDPDVLHHAWKMVELGEQARVLPSVPVKLLVVDGRRAMLPLTASEAGGYCAAVVRHSAVTEALQKLFDLAWQQATPLGQPVGEGELSEGERTLTRLLAAGMKDEAVARHLGVSLRTLRRRVSELQDRLGAASRFQLGARAAQRGWL
- the acnA gene encoding aconitate hydratase AcnA; translation: MSANSFDARSTLQVGDESYEIFRLDKVEGSARLPYSLKVLLENLLRTEDGANITADHIRALGGWDSQAQPSQEIQFTPARVIMQDFTGVPCVVDLATMREAVKELGGDPAKVNPLSPAELVIDHSVIADKFGTNEAFAQNVELEYGRNKERYQFLRWGQTAFDDFKVVPPGTGIVHQVNIEHLARTVMVRNGQAYPDTLVGTDSHTTMVNGLGVLGWGVGGIEAEAAMLGQPVSMLIPRVVGFKLTGELTPGTTATDLVLTITEMLRKHGVVGKFVEFYGEGVAATSLANRATIGNMSPEFGSTAAIFPIDGETIKYLKLTGRSEQQLALVEAYAKEQGLWLDPAAEPDFSEKLELDLATVVPSIAGPKRPQDRIVLANAAEQFKQDVLNYVDSVDESGKESFPASDSPAVAPNGAPSNPVTVTAPDGSTYEIDHGAVTVAAITSCTNTSNPYVMVAAALVAKKAVEKGLTRKPWVKTTLAPGSKVVTDYFDKAGLTPYLDKVGFNLVGYGCTTCIGNSGPLPEEVSKAVNDHDLAVTSVLSGNRNFEGRINPDVKMNYLASPPLVVAYALAGSMKVDITRDALGTDQEGKPVFLSDIWPSEAEVNDVVANAIGEDMFNKSYQDVFAGDAQWQALPIPEGNTFEWDPQSTYVRKPPYFEGMTMETTPVSDIAGARVLAKLGDSVTTDHISPAGAIKADTPGGKYLTEHGVERRDFNSYGSRRGNHEVMIRGTFANIRLRNQIAPGTEGGYTRDFTVDGGPVSFIYDASRNYIEQGIPLVILAGKEYGSGSSRDWAAKGTALLGVKAVIAESYERIHRSNLIGMGVLPLQFPEGASAQSLGLSGEETFSITGVTELNDGTTPRTVKVTTDSGVEFDAVVRIDTPGEADYYRNGGIMQYVLRNLIRN
- a CDS encoding VOC family protein — translated: MTSHLHALSFDANDPAGLARFWAGVLDRETTEDPYGGIALAPNDDTGLRLRFLPSQEKKTAPNQMHFDLTSTSLDDQRRVVERALELGGRHIDIGQLPEEKHVVLADPEGNEFCVIPPGNDFLAGCGFIGALASDGSQEVGYFWSRALGWPLVWDQDEETAIQSPQGGTKITWGGPPLAPKAGKYRLHFDLVPSADSDQQSEIDRLVSLGAAPADIGQGPADWAVLVDPDGHEFCVLPPR